A segment of the Anaerolineales bacterium genome:
CCTTCGAGGACGGCAAGGTCTGGTCCTTCACCGGAGGACCGCACAGCGCCTGGGGCAGCGGGTCGGCATGGGCGGCCCTGGATTTCGCGCCTCCCGGAAACGCACTCGGCTGTGTCCTCTCGGACGAGTGGGTAACGGCCGCCGCCGCCGGGCTGGTGCTGCGGTCGGAACAGGGCGAAGTGATCGTGGACCTCGACCAAGACGGCTACGAGCAGACTGGCTGGGCGCTGCTCTACATGCACATTGAGTCGCAAGATCGTGTGGCGGCGGGGAGTATTCTGAAGGCTGGCGACTTGATCGGGCACCCCTCTTGTGAGGGCGGCGTGTCCGATGGGACGCACGTGCACTTCGCCCGCAAGTACAATGGCGAGTGGATTCCAGCCGACGGAGAACTGCCCTTCAAGCTCGATGGATGGCTCTCAACGGGTGCCGGACGCGAGTACGACGGCCGGCTTGAGCGGGGCGATGTCAGCCTGGAAGCCTGCTCTTGCCGCATTGACAACAACCAGGTCAGCCGATGAGTATGCTCCCCCAGGCGCGGTCCGCACGGGTTCGATCGTGGCTGGCGCCAGCGCTCGCCGTCTTGGCGGCGGGCATGGCCTGCGCTCGGGCAGATATTCCTGCCGGCGGGGGGATCGGTTCGGGCGGATTGCCGTTGGAGCCCACCGCCGCCACACCGTCGGCGCCGCTTCCGACGCAGCAGGCTCCATCGACTCTGCCTGCGGCGACCCTCGCCCCCACGGCGACGCCAAGCATCGAGCCGGCTGAACCTGTTGCCTCCCCAACCTTCCCTGCCACGCCGACCATCGGGCTGATCTCCGAGTCCGAGGAGATCCTGTACCTCTCGCAATCCGGCGACACATTGCGGGCCGTAGCGGCCCGCTTCGGCGTTGTGCCGGAGGACATCGTCGTTCAAGGTGGAGCGTTGCCTGGGGCTGACAGCCTGGTGGATCCGGGGCTGCAACTGATCCTGCCGCGCAGGCTGGCATCGACCGGTCCATCGGAACGCCTGATCCCAGACAGCGAGCTGATCTTCTCGCCGAATGCCGCCGAGTTCGACGTGGACGGGTTCTGTGCCGCGGCGGGCGGCTTTCTCTGCCAATACCAGGAGTACGTCGGCTCGCGCCGGCTGCGAGGCCCCGAGATCCTCGCCCAGGTCGCACGCGACAACGCGGTGAACCCGCGCCTCCTGCTGGCGCTGCTAGAGTATGAGTCAGGCTGGGTGCTGGACAGTGAACGGCCGGCAGGCCAGGCCGCCGACTTCCCCCTTGGACACAGCAGCCCGGATAGCCGGGGCTTGTTCCGCCAGCTGACGTGGGCCGCCAACGAGCTGGGCAACGGCTACTACGGATGGCGGGCGGGCGGCCTGACGGATCTGAGTCTCAGCGATGGCAGCAGCCTGCGTCTGGCGCCGTCGCTTAATGCTGGGACGGTTGCACTCCAACGCTTCTTCTCACTGAGCCCGGATCCGGCCGCCTGGGCGGAGAGCGTCGGCGCCGAAGGGTTCATGCGGACGTACACTGCCATGTTCGGCGATCCCTTCCAGGATGAGTTCCAGATCTACGAACCCGGGGTGGCGCAGCCAGCCTTGATCCTGCCGTTTCTGCCCGGACACGTCTGGGCGTACACGGGCGGGCCACACGGTGCGTGGGAACGCGAAAGCGCCTGGGCAGCGATCGATTTTGCCCCGCCATCGCTTCAGCCGGGGTGCGTCGATTCCTCGGAGTGGATCGTTGCCGCGGCTCCCGGGCTGGTGGTGCGCAGCGGAGGCGGCGTGGTCGTGCTCGACCTGGATGGGGACGGCCGAGAGCAAACGGGCTGGACTCTGCTCTATCTGCATGTCGCCGACGCCGGCCGGGTGCAGGTGGGTGACTTCCTAGAGGAAGGCGACCTGCTGGGGCATCCCTCTTGCGAGGGGGGAGTCGCCACGGGGACCCATCTGCACATCGCCCGCAAGTACAACGGGGAGTGGGTGCTGGCAGACGGGCCTCTGCCGTTCACGCTCAGCGGCTGGAGGGTCCAGGCCGGGAGCAAGCCGTACCAGGGGACCCTGATCCAGGGCGATCAGGTGGTCACAGCTTGCAGTTGCGCCAGCCAAGAAACCCAGATCAGCCGATGACTCAGCCCGAGTTCAATCGAGGGTTGGCGCTCGCCAGCGTGCTGGCTGCCTACCTGGGGGGTTGCGCCGCCCCGCAGGCAGAGCTGCCCCCGAGTTCACCGACGCCCGAAGTTATGAGCGCCAGTGTCGCTACCGCCCTGCCGACGCGCAGCGCCTTTCCCCCTGGGGAGGTGCTGCCGTACGTTGCACAAAGCGGGGATACGATCCCGGTAGTAGCAGCCCACTTCAACACCACTCCCACCGTGATCCTGGAGGCCAATCCCGGCCTTTCCCAAACCACGACCCTACCGGCGGGGCTGCCGCTCCAGGTGCCGGCCTACTACCTGCCGCTCACGACCACGCCGTTCCAGAGCCTCCCCGACAGCGAAGTCATCAACGGGCCGACAGCGGTCGGGTTCGACACCCGGCAGGAGATCCTCAAGCGCCCTGGGTTCCTGAGCACGGTTTCCGACTATGCCTTCCGCAGAGAGCGTCCGGCCTGGGATGTGATTGATGTCGTTGCCCGCAACTACTCATTGCATCCAAGGTTGCTGCTGACCTTGCTTGAGCATCAGACTCAGGCGCTCAGCCAGCCCTTCCCGGACGAGATGGATCTGATCTATCCCCTGGGGTATGAGAACACCCGCTATCGCGGCCTGTACCGCCAATTGATCTGGGCGGCAGAGCA
Coding sequences within it:
- a CDS encoding M23 family metallopeptidase, producing QHQSGWVTNPSPSEVDRTYPLGFVSAGHTGLFSQLSWAASQLNSGYYRWRAGYAGPFLLPDGSSVPAGPGINAGTAGVQTFFAGLLPYDAWLVAIEPGGFVRTYAALFGDPFAITLDPLVPPGLEQPGLQLPFEDGKVWSFTGGPHSAWGSGSAWAALDFAPPGNALGCVLSDEWVTAAAAGLVLRSEQGEVIVDLDQDGYEQTGWALLYMHIESQDRVAAGSILKAGDLIGHPSCEGGVSDGTHVHFARKYNGEWIPADGELPFKLDGWLSTGAGREYDGRLERGDVSLEACSCRIDNNQVSR
- a CDS encoding peptidoglycan DD-metalloendopeptidase family protein, with amino-acid sequence MEPTAATPSAPLPTQQAPSTLPAATLAPTATPSIEPAEPVASPTFPATPTIGLISESEEILYLSQSGDTLRAVAARFGVVPEDIVVQGGALPGADSLVDPGLQLILPRRLASTGPSERLIPDSELIFSPNAAEFDVDGFCAAAGGFLCQYQEYVGSRRLRGPEILAQVARDNAVNPRLLLALLEYESGWVLDSERPAGQAADFPLGHSSPDSRGLFRQLTWAANELGNGYYGWRAGGLTDLSLSDGSSLRLAPSLNAGTVALQRFFSLSPDPAAWAESVGAEGFMRTYTAMFGDPFQDEFQIYEPGVAQPALILPFLPGHVWAYTGGPHGAWERESAWAAIDFAPPSLQPGCVDSSEWIVAAAPGLVVRSGGGVVVLDLDGDGREQTGWTLLYLHVADAGRVQVGDFLEEGDLLGHPSCEGGVATGTHLHIARKYNGEWVLADGPLPFTLSGWRVQAGSKPYQGTLIQGDQVVTACSCASQETQISR